Genomic segment of Streptococcus australis:
TTGTTGACCAGTGTAAAAGTATTGGAAAAATTATCAAACTGTTTGACTTGGAGTTGGTCACCGATATGAATTTCATGCTTTTCTAAGTATTTGAGCAGATCAAAGCTATCATGAACCCGAGTCAGGAGGTAGGTTCCAGCTTCCTTGGTCTCTGCTAGTGGTAGGTTGTTGATCTCAACCAAGAGCTCTCCCTTGGCTGGGATGGTTCCACCGTGGGGACAGGTTTGAGGGAAGCCAAGCAGTTTATCCAATCTCTCCACAAAGAGGTCAGAGACAGTGTGCTCTAGGACCTCAGCTTCTTCGTGGATCTGATCGCTAGTATAGTCCAGATGGTGAACTAGAAAGACTTCAATCAACCGGTGTTTACGATAGAGCTCAGAGACCAGTTTGAGGCCAATATCTGTCAATAGATAGCCGTTCTCCTTGTCCTTGAGGATGAGATTTTCACTTTTCATGCGTTTGATCATCTCTGTTACAGCAGGTGGAGAGACCTGCATACGGGCAGCAATTTCTTTATTGGTGATTTTTTGCATTTCCGTACCGATTTCATAAATACATTTTAGGTAGTCTTCTTTATTTGGCGTCATTCGTTCCCTCTTGTCTTTTCTCTCCATCTAGTATATCAAAAAAAGCTAGATTTCTCTAGCCTTCTGCCATAATGGCTTTGATTTTAGTCCAGTTCTTTCACTGCAGCAATGGCAGCTTCAAAGTCTGGTTCCGTGTTAATGTTGTCAACGTATTCTACGTAACGGATGACGTTGTCAGTATCGAGAACAAAGACGGCACGTGCAAGGAGATGCCATTCGTTGATCAAGAGGGCATAGTCACGTCCGAAAGAATGGTCGAAGTAGTCTGAAAGCATGATGGCATTGTCAAGACCCTCAGCTCCACACCAGCGTCCTTGGGCAAAAGGTAGGTCCATAGAAACAGTAAGAACGACGGTGTTGTCAAGGTTGGCTAGTTCTTGGTTGAATCGACGTGTTTGCGTTGAGCAGATGCCAGTATCGATAGAAGGGACAACACTCAAGACTTTTTTCTTTCCGTCAAAGTCGGCTAGCGTTTTTTTAGAGAGATCTGTTGTAGTGAGAGAAAAGTCAAGTGCCTTGTCTCCGACTTGCAGTTGTTTACCTGTAAAGGTTACAGGATTTCCGAGAAAAGTGGTCATAAACTACTCCATTCTTTTTTCTTTTATTCTACCGAGAATTATCAGATTTTTCCAATGATTTGACTGGAAAATGAAAACAAAAAAAACGCCAGTTCATGTGAGAACGACGTTTTTTAAATTTTAGTTTTATTATGATATTTCTTTTAAGTAGTGCGGACGGAAGCAACTTCCTTCGGAATTTCATCCCTAATTTTTGAGCCTAACGTCTCAAAAATTTCGTCCTAGATAAGTACAGAGTTCTTATCTAGGATACCACTACGGAAAGAAATATCTGTTAAAATTTGATCTCGTTTACATGTATAATGATTGAGCTATCAAAGCAGAAACAAAAAGAACGATAAAGCAAGTTTATAATCTAGGATAAGATAGTTGAATGGCTAGATTACTTAGACAAACCTTCAGCAATCTTATCAAGGTTGTATTTCATCATGTTGTAGTAGCTGTCACCTTCTTTACCTTCTTCAGCGATTGAGTCAGTAAAGATTTGTGCGTAGATTGGGATATTTGTGTCTTGTGAAACAGTCTTCATTGGACGGTCATCGACACTTGATTCAACAAAGAGTGATGGAACTTTTGTTTGGCGAAGTTTTTCAACCAAGGTCTTGATTTGGTCAGGTGTACCTTCTTCTTCCGTGTTGATTTCCCAGATGTAGGCACTTGGGACACCGTAGGCTTTAGAGAAGTATTTGAAGCATCCTTCGCTGGTTACGATGAGTTTCTTTTCAGCAGGGATATTGTTAAATTTCTCTTTGGCTTCCTTGTCTAGTTTGTCTAGTTTTTCAGTATAGTCTTTGAGATTTTTTTCGTAGAATTCCTTGTTGCTAGGATCCTTAGCGATCAGCTGTTTAGCGATATTTTTAGCATAAATCATCCCATTTTCAAGGTTGAGCCAAGCGTGTGGGTCTTCTTTGCCTTTCTCGTTTTGGCCTTCAAGGTAGATAACATCAACGCCTTCGCTGACTGCAAAGTAGTCTTTGTTTTCAGTTTTCTTGGCATTTTCGACCAATTTTGTAAACCAAGCATTGCCACCAGTTTCAAGGTTGATACCGTTATAGAAAATCAAATCAGCTTGAGAAGTTTTCTTAACGTCTTCAGGAAGTGGTTCGTATTCGTGTGGATCTTGACCAACAGGAACGATACTGTGAAGATCAATCTTGTCACCAGCGATATTTTTGGTAATATCAGCGATGATTGAGTTAGTCGCTACAACCTTTAGTTTTTGGTTTGTAGATGCTGTATCTTTTTTCCCGCTAGCACAGGCAGCTAATCCAATGATAGAAAGAAAAAGAACAAGCAAAGTACCTAATTTTTTCATTAGATTCCTCCAGAAGGGTTTCCCCGTTATTTAATGATTTTTTTGTTTTTCAGTTTCAAGTATCGTTGCTTAGGAGAGATAAAGAAACTGATTAGAAAGAAGCTGGCGGATGTGAGCACGATGCTGGATCCTGCTGCGAGATTGAAACTATAGCCGATAAAGAGCCCTACAACAGAAGCCAGAGCCCCTAGGCCTGATGAAAGAAAAATCATGCACTTTAGGCTATTAGCATAAAGGTAAGCCGTCGCAGCTGGGGTGATCAACATGGCCACGATAAGAATGGTTCCAACACTTTGCATGGAAGTGACTGACACAAGGGTCAAGAGCACCATGAGCAGATAGTGGTAGAAATTAACGGGCATTCCCATGGCTTTAGCCAGGAGCTCGTCAAAGGATGTAATCAATAGTTGTTTAAAGAAAATCCCGATAATCAAAAGAATGACTGCGCCCACACCAATAGTAATCCACATGTCCATGTCTTGGACAGCGAGGATATTCCCGAAAAGGATATGGAAGAGGTCTGTCGAACTCTTGGCAACACTAATCAAGATGACACCTAGGGCTAAGAAAGATGAAAAGGTAATACCAATGGCAGTGTCACTCTTGATGATAGAGTTTCCCTTGATGTAGGTAATGATGATGGAAGCCATCAAACCAAAGATGATAGCTCCAATAAAGAAATCAATTCCCAGGATAAAGGAAAGGGCTACGCCGGGCAAAACTGCATGAGAGATAGCATCTCCCATGAGAGACATCCCACGTAGGATGATAAAACATCCCACGGCTCCAGCAACCACTCCGATGACTATAGCTGTTATCAAGGCGTTTTGTAGGAAATGGAAATGTTGCAATCCATCGATAAATTCTGCTATCATAGGTCACCTCCATTGAAAAAGAGTTTGCTACCGTAGGCCTTCTTAAGATTGGCTTCGGTAAAGGTTTCTTTAGTCGGACCAAGGTCTATTAATTCTCGATTGAGAAGCAAAACTTGATCGAAATAATGGGGGACTTTGCTGAGGTCATGATGGACAATGAGAACTGTTTTCCCAGCTTTTTTAAGGTCTCTCAGTGTGTTCATGATAATCTCTTCACTAACCGAATCAATCCCGACAAATGGCTCATCTAGAAAGATGTAGTCAGCTTCCTGCACTAAACAGCGGGCAATCAACACACGTTGAAATTGACCACCTGAGAGCTGGCTGATTTGGCGATCAGCATAGTCTGAAAGTCCAACGATTTCAAGTGCCTCCGCCACTTTTTTCCAGTGGCTGGCCTTTAAAGTGTGAAAAAGCGGGATAGATGGATAGAGTCCCAGTGAGACACATTCCTTGACCTTGATAGGGAAATTGTAGTCGATATGGATTTTTTGCTCGACATAGGCAACTCGATGTAAAGATTTCTTGACTTCTTTGTCGTCGAGAAAGGCCTGACCTTCATGTGGGATAATTCCCAACATACCTTTTAATAAAGTTGATTTTCCAGCACCGTTTGGACCAATAATTCCGGTAATCGTCGGTCCTTGGAGCACTAGTGAAATATCCTTTAGTGCCAACGTTTCTTTGTAGGAGACACTGAGGTTTTCGATACGTATCATACAGTTGTTTTCCTCCTGCCTTTTAATATACATTAAAAAAAAAATTAAGTCAAGTTAATTTTTAATAAAATAACAATAAAATGAAAGATACAAGAAATTTATTTTTGATTGCATTCCCTAGATTTTTTTGCTAAGCTAGGAATAAGTGAAAATATGAAAGCGAGAACAAGATGACACGTTATCAAGACGATTTTTATGATGCAATCAATGGCGAATGGGAAAAAACAGCTGTGATTCCAGCTGATAAATCACGAACAGGTGGTTTTATTGACCTTGACGAGGAAATTGAAGAGTTGATGCTAGCAACTACGGACAAGTGGTTGGCAGGTGAAGAGGTTCCAGAGGATACTATCCTAGCCAACTTTGTTAAGTACCATCGCATGGTACGTGATTTTGATAAGAGAGAAGCAGATGGGATCAAGGCTGTCCTTCCTCTACTCAAGGAATACCAAGATTTGGAGAGCTTTGCAGATTTTACCAGCAAACTGGCAGAATTTGAACTAGCTGGTAAGCCAAACTTCCTTCCATTTGGTGTATCACCAGACTTTATGGATGCCAGAACCAATGTTCTCTGGGCCAGTGCACCAGGGACGATTTTGCCAGATACGACTTACTATGCTGAAGACCATCCTCAACGTGAGGAACTCTTGACTCTTTGGAAGGAAAGTACTACGAAACTTCTCAAAGCCTATGATTTTTCAGATGAGGAAATTGCAGACTTACTAGAGAAACGATTGGAATTGGACCGTCGTATTGCAGCTGTGGTGCTTTCTAACGAAGAAAGTTCAGAATATGCCAAACTCTACCATCCATATGCTTATGAAGATTTCAAGAAATTCGCCCCTGCCCTACCTCTAGATGACTTCTTCCAAGCTGTTCTTGGGCAAGTGCCTGACAAGATTATCGTAGATGAGGAACGTTTCTGGCAAGCAGCAGATCAATTCTATAGTGAAGAAGCGTGGCCTCTACTCAAAGCAACCTTGATTTTGGGTGTGGTCAATCTCTCAACAAGCTATCTCACAGACGAGATTCGTATCTTGTCAGGTGCTTATGGTCGTGCTCTTTCAGGTGTGCCAGAAGCTCAGGACAAGGTCAAGGCGGCTTATCACTTGGCCCAAGGTCCTTTTAAGCAGGCTCTGGGTCTCTGGTATGCGCATGAAAAATTCTCTCCAGAAGCTAAGGCAGACGTAGAGAAAAAAGTAGCGACCATGATTGACGTTTATAAGGAACGCTTGGCTAAAAACGATTGGCTCACACCTGAAACGCGTGACAAGGCCATTGTCAAACTCAATGTCATCAAGCCTTATATCGGTTATCCAGAGGAATTGCCAGAACGCTATAAGGACAAAGTAGTGGACGAAACTGCCAGTCTCTTTGAGAATGCCCTAGCCTTTGCGCGTGTGGAAATCAAGCACAGCTGGAGCAAGTGGAACCAACCGGTTGACTACAAGGAGTGGGGCATGCCTGCTCACATGGTTAATGCCTACTATAATCCTCAGAAGAACTTGATTGTCTTCCCAGCGGCTATTTTACAGGCTCCATTCTATGACTTGCATCAGTCGTCCTCAGCCAACTACGGTGGAATTGGTGCGGTTATTGCCCACGAGATTTCTCATGCCTTTGATACAAATGGCGCTTCCTTTGATGAAAATGGTAGCCTCAAGGATTGGTGGACAGAAAGCGACTATGCTGCCTTTAAAGAAAAAACACAAAAGGTCATTGACCAGTTTGATGGCCAAGAATCTTACGGCGCAAGGATCAACGGGAAACTAACCGTATCAGAAAACGTTGCGGACTTGGGAGGGATTGCTGCAGCCCTTGAAGCTGCCAAGAGAGAACCAGACTTCTCTGCTGAAGAATTCTTCCACAACTTTGCTCGTATCTGGCGTATGAAAGGTCGTCCGGAGTTGATGAAACTCATGGCTAGTGTTGATGTGCACGCGCCTGCCAAACTCCGTGTCAATGTCCAAGTACCAAACTTCGATGACTTCTTTACAACTTATGATGTCAAAGAAGGCGATGGCATGTGGCGTGCACCCGAGGATCGTGTGATTATTTGGTAAGACAAAAACCAAGGAGAAAATCCTTGGTTTTTTGCTTGCTAGAAAAAGGGATTAAAGGTCTTTTCGTGAGCGATGGTTGTAGCTGGACCATGCCCTGGATAGACATCGTAGTTAGGAAGAGTGAAGAGTTGAGTCTGGACACTATGGAGAAGTTGTTCCATGCTACCTGTAGGAAGGTCTGTCCGTCCGATGGTTTCGCGGAAAAGAGCATCTCCGGTCAAGACTAGATGGGCGTCAGGAAAGACTATAGAAACACCACCGATAGAGTGACCAGGTGTTGGCAATACTGTAAAACGGAATTCTTCGATCTGGTATTCCTCATGAAAGACATAGGTATGCTCAGCTGGTTTGCAGACGACATCCTCCATATCGTCGTGTCGTGGGAGGCCAGAGAGATTGTCGACTGGAGTGTAAAGCCAGCTGGCTTCACTTTCTGCGACGTAGACTGGTGAATTTCCAAAAGTATCTCTGACTAAGTCAAGAGTCATAATATGGTCATAGTGGGTGTGGGTCAGGAGAATCGCACAGACTGGTTTGTTGATTTTCTCGATGGTCTTGCGGATAGCTTCCCAATGGCTACCAGGGTCAACCACAATCAAGTGTTGGTCTCCTTCTAGGTAATAGGTGTTTTCATAGGCAACGGGATTCACGGTTTTATGGATTTTCATAATGGCTCCAATCTCAAAGAATGTACTGATATCAGTATAACACAGAAGAGAGGGCTTAGGCTATCAGAAGGTATTTTTCCTACCTTAACGATTTTTCCAAGCTTGGTAGCGGGTGTCGATCAAGAGTTGGGTTAGGCGTCCCATGGTTTCTCTTTCTTCGGGAGTGAGGGTTTGAGCTTGGACAAAGAGATGGTGAATGTGTTCAATGACCTTGAAGGAAGAAAGATCGTTGATAGAGGAGATGCCTGCATCAAGAATGATTCCAAAAAAGAGGTCGAAGTAGAGCTCCAGTTCCGTATCAGGGACCGTCTCAACCCATTCCTTGAAAGTAGTATCGATTTGCTGACTATCACTATTGGTCTCATCCAGTTGGACAAAGTGTTTGTCTTCAACTTGCCAACTAAAGGTGTCGTGCTGGGCAAGACCACCTAGGGCAGTGCTTCGAACGACTATTTTCTTATCAGGGATTTCCAGCATCATTCCGATGATAGAACCTTGTGGGACAAATACTTTTGTTCTTTCCATCATGTTTTGATAGCTAGCTGTTTCGGTCAGTTCCTTGTGAAGACCAGGCGCATCAAAAGTATAGACGGCGACAATGTTTTTTTGTAAAAGTGGGTCGAGTTGACTAGCAGCATAGACAGCTAAATTGCCCCCTTTTGAGTGTCCTGCTAGGATAACCTTTTGGTTAGGATGTTGAGCAAAAAAGTCCTGTAAATACTGAAGGGCGTGTTTTTGAGCTGGAATTTCTTTCATATAGGTCATGTGGAAATCTTCTTTCCAACCGATGATACTGTCATCCGTCCCACGAAAAACAAGTAAATAAGTATCGAGACTGATACGATAAGTCATAGCTGCAAACTGTTTTTGCAATTCAGGATCGATATCATTGATAAAGTTTGAGAGCTTGCAATTTTTAAACCGTTTGTGTTGAGAGAGTTGATCCAACAACTGGAGGCGGTTCTTATTGGTCAGCATAGTCGTTTCTCTAGGGATTTGAGGTGCTAGATCTATGAGACGCTTTGGTTCTTGAGCGACTAAATCATCAAAAGGAAGATAGGTTAATTCAGTCAAGGCAAGAATATCTAACTCGTTCACGGGAAGGTCATAAAAGGAATCGTATGCTACATCATTCAAGTAGTCAAAAATATTGGCCATAAAAACTCCTTTCTCTATGTTTATCCTACCACATTTACATAGAATTAGCTAGTAGGCTTGTTTAGTCGCTCTGCATAATGACCTAGTAGTTAGGGATTGATTCAGATATACAGAAGACAGATTGCTTTTATTTCAAACCTCTAAACGAGCTTACTTGTATGTTTTTGCTATCAATCCCATTTTCCTTTAAAAAATTCTTCATCTCATTTACATCATCAGGCTGACCTGTGATGAGATAGCTGGCTTGATTGCCGTATTCATCAATAGCACGTTTTAAAAATTCTTGACTTTGAGAAGAATCATCGCTAGTTTTATAAGTAAAATTTGATGTCTTTTGAGCCAGTTCCTTCATCTCATTATCGAAAATAGTAACTCCTTTGTCAAAATGGTTGAAAACAATCGGACATTTACCAGCCGATTCTTTGATAAGGGGACGTAGAGCAGAAATACCAACATCAGATGCAAAGCAAACTAGTGGCTGATTCGTATCTTTAATGGTTAAAGAGGAATCCAACCAACTCATCTCAATCTCACTGCCAGCCGGTAAATGTGTCAAAGTTTCCTTAAAGTGGCTACCACTATTATGCGTTAAAATGAGGATTTCATCTTCATCAGGTGTGGAGGCAATAGTTAGCCATCGACTGGTCTGCTCACCCTTAGCTTCGTTTTTCCTAGAAGCGGACGACGTATCCGGGAGTGTAAACTTAGCATAAGCCCCCGCTTTCCAGGTTTGATGACTCGGCTTTGTGATATGAATTAAATACAGATCTCCGTCGGGGTTTTCGATGGATTTTATTGATAATGTCTGACTTCGTCCAAGATAGGCGATGCCACCCCAAGTTATAAGGGCTAGTAATCCAAGTGTTGATAGAATGATAATAAACATTTTTTTACCTCTTTTCATTTTTTATGACTCCTGTTCTCAATTTTATGAATGAACTAAAAACAAATTCATTCATATTTTTCCAAAAAATAAAGAAATCCATTCTTTATTTTAGAACTCCTTTAATGAAGTTGGTTGCAAGTATTTCGACAGTTTTGCCAATATCTGGAAAATCTTTTTCCGTGATATGCATATCCATATAGTAAAACAGATTATAAACCTGTAAAATATCTTGAATCTTTTCTGGCGAGTACCCTTCAGCCTGCATACGATTTGTAAAAGTTTTAACTAGAAACTGATGAAAAGGATTCGCGACTTTGCCTTCTTCCGAGGAATAGTAGCTGTGCAACTCATCTGCGATGGCAGGATTGTACCATTCTGCAAGGATTTTATTGGAAGAAACGAGAGTTCTGGACTGAGCAAATAGTTGACCAATGAGGTCGATCATGTCAATTTCCCAATCCAGTTCTTCGATCATAGCTTGGCGAACACGGTTGTTTTCATCTATATAGATGTCTAGAAAAATGGCTTCTTTACTCTCGTAATAGTTATAAAAAGAACCAACTGCAACACCAGCTTGCCTAGCAATTTCTGAAATACCTGTTGCCTTGTAACCTTTTTTCGAAAAAACTTCATAGGCTGCTGTCTTTAAAGATTGTTTTTTGTCCAATATGATTTAACCTCCTTTATTTAATGAATGAATAAATTTATTCGTTCATTCATTCATATTCTAACAAATCCTAACTGGTCTGTCAATAAGAAAGCTAGATCTAGTTGTTTAAAGTGATTACTTTTATGAACAGAGGAGTAACATAAGCTTATAAGGCGTTTACTCCAACTAGATGGTTAATTTTTAAGACTATCAGATGGGTAAAAGAAATATTGGCTAAATGAGTACAAAAAGGGAAAAATAGGATAAGGCTGGAACTATAGTTAAAAATAAGGTATGATATCAGTGGGGTTGTTCTCTATTTAGCTTTCGTTTCCGAATTTGGATTTGAAAAATAGGTTGATAAACAGTAGGGATACTAATCCATAGATTTTTTATTAAGGTATTTGATATTTTGAACAAGAGTAAAGGAGGAGCGCATGCACAAGATTTTACTAGTAGAAGATGACCAAGTCATTCGGCAACAAGTGGGGAAACTGCTCTCAGAGTGGGGCTTTGAGGTCGTTTTGGTAGAAGACTTTATGCAAGTGTTGAGTTTATTTGTCCAGTCGGAACCTCATCTGGTCCTCATGGATATTGGTCTGCCTCTGTTTAATGGTTATCACTGGTGCCAGGAGATTCGCAAGATTTCCAAGGTACCGATCATGTTTCTGTCTTCGAGAGATCAGGCTATGGATATTGTCATGGCGATCAATATGGGGGCGGATGACTTTGTGACCAAGCCTTTTGACCAGCAGGTTCTTTTGGCTAAGGTTCAGGGATTACTGCGCCGTTCCTATGAGTTTGGACGAGATGAAAGTTTGCTAGAGTATGCAGGTGTTATCCTCAATACCAAGTCTATGGACCTGCACTATCAGGGTGAAGTCCTGAGCTTAACTAAGAATGAATTTCAAATTTTGCGAGTCTTGTTTGAGCATGCTGGCAATATCGTGGCGCGTGATGACCTGATGCGGGAACTCTGGAACAGCGACTTTTTTATCGACGACAATACCCTGTCTGTCAATGTTGCTCGTTTGCGCAAAAAGCTTGAGGAACAAGGATTAGCTGGCTTTATCGAAACCAAGAAAGGGATAGGATACGGACTGAAACATGCTTGATTGGAAACCATTTTTTTTAGCCTATCTGCGCTCTCGCAGTCGCATTTTTGCCTATATTTTTTCTCTAGGGTTTCTTATCCTTCTCTTTCAATTTCTGTTTGCTAGTCTAGGATCTTATTTTCTTTATTTTTTGCTGCTCAGTAGTTTTTTGACTTTCTTATTTTTGGCTTGGGACATGTTTGCAGAAGCTCAGGTTTACCGACAGGCAGTTCTCTATGCTGAGAGAAATCCCAAGTCTCCTCTGGAATGTGCGTTGGCAGAGAAACTCGAAGAGCGGGAGTCTGAATTGTATCAAAAGAAGTCGGAAGCCCAAAGCAAGCTGACGGATTTGCTTGATTACTATACTTTGTGGGTCCATCAGATTAAGACGCCCATTGCTGCTAGTCGCCTTTTAGTAGCAGAAGTCTCTGATCGTGAGGTCAAGCAGCAACTGGAACAGGAAATTTTCAAGATTGACTCCTATACCAATCTGGTTTTGCAGTACTTACGTTTAGAGAGTTTTCACGATGACTTGGTATTTGAACAGGTCCAAGTGGAGGACTTGGTCAAGGAGATGGTTCGCAAGTACGCACTTTTCTTTATTCAAAAAGGTTTGACTGTCAATCTGCATGACCTTGATCAAACAATCGTGACCGATAAGAAATGGTTGTTAGTAGTCATTGAACAAATCCTTTCAAACAGCCTTAAATACACCAAGGAAGGTGGTTTGGAAATCTATATGGAGAATCAAGAGCTCTGTATCAAGGATACGGGAATCGGTATTAAAAACAGTGATGTACTCCGAGTCTTTGAACGTGGCTTTTCAGGCTACAATGGGCGTTTAACCCAGCAGTCATCTGGGCTTGGACTCTACCTATCCAAGAAAATCTCTGAAGAACTTGGCCATCAAATTCGTATCGAGTCTGAGGTCGGGAAAGGAACGACAGTGCGGATTCAGTTTGCTCAAGTGAATCTAGTCCTTGAGTGAGAAGAGTGGATAAGAGCCCAGGATAAAACAACTGGGCTTTTTTATCTTTAACTATATATTCTAGTAAATTGTTTTATCTAGTAGAAATATGGTTTCCTCACAAAAATGTAAGATTACTATTTTAAATGTAAGATAACTGTACGATATAACAGTAATATTTCTGATAAAATTTAAAAATGAGAAAGAGGAGATGTGTGAAAAAGTTTAATACTTTTCAACTCAAAACGTTTTTTATTCTTCGGATAAGGAATCTAAAATTTCTTGCTTTACATATCTATTAAATTGATAGATTTCTTCAGAGAAAGACTGTAAAATTTTTGATATAATGTTAAGGATGGACTGACGGATACTTAAAGGATAATTTTCAAAAGAATAACAGGCGAGGATTAAAAATACGTAAGATTGGACAGAAGTCCTTCTACCATCATCCATGCAGAAATAAGATTATATGAAATAAAAGGAGTAACCGATGACCGGAAACTATTCAACACGTGAATACCGTGAGAAATTATATGATGATCTTCATGTTCGATTAAGAGATACAGTGATTTTGATGTGTGCGATTTTTATTGCCTCTATCGGACTAAATATGAATTCAACAGCTGTCATTATTGGAGCCATGCTGATTTCCCCTCTTATGACACCAATTGTTGGACTGGGATTTGGTTTAGCTATTTTTGATACGCGTTTAATCAAACAATCTCTAAAGGTTTTATTTACTCAAGTATTGGTCAGTTTGCTTGTCTCGACTCTGTATTTCTGGATTTCTCCCTTATCTTATGCAAGTAGCGAATTGATTGCACGAACCTCTCCAACCATTTGGGATGTTCTCATTGCTATTGCTGGTGGGATAGCAGGTGTAATTGGTTCAAGGAAAAAAGAAGCAAATAATATCGTGCCAGGAGTAGCCATTGCAACAGCTCTGATGCCACCTATCTGTACTGCAGGCTATGGTTTAGCTAATGGAAATGTACGATTTTTATTTGGAGCTCTTTATCTTTTCTTGATCAACTGTGTCTTTATCATGCTAACAAACATTGTTGGAACAAGAATTTTGATGAGAAAATCTCCCTTAAGTTCATTTAAAGAGTTAAACATTAAAATGAGAATTGGGTTGATATCCTTGATTGTATTATTGATTCTTCCGGCCAGCTATTCAGCAGTCACT
This window contains:
- a CDS encoding TetR/AcrR family transcriptional regulator, yielding MILDKKQSLKTAAYEVFSKKGYKATGISEIARQAGVAVGSFYNYYESKEAIFLDIYIDENNRVRQAMIEELDWEIDMIDLIGQLFAQSRTLVSSNKILAEWYNPAIADELHSYYSSEEGKVANPFHQFLVKTFTNRMQAEGYSPEKIQDILQVYNLFYYMDMHITEKDFPDIGKTVEILATNFIKGVLK
- a CDS encoding response regulator transcription factor — its product is MHKILLVEDDQVIRQQVGKLLSEWGFEVVLVEDFMQVLSLFVQSEPHLVLMDIGLPLFNGYHWCQEIRKISKVPIMFLSSRDQAMDIVMAINMGADDFVTKPFDQQVLLAKVQGLLRRSYEFGRDESLLEYAGVILNTKSMDLHYQGEVLSLTKNEFQILRVLFEHAGNIVARDDLMRELWNSDFFIDDNTLSVNVARLRKKLEEQGLAGFIETKKGIGYGLKHA
- a CDS encoding HAMP domain-containing histidine kinase, with amino-acid sequence MLDWKPFFLAYLRSRSRIFAYIFSLGFLILLFQFLFASLGSYFLYFLLLSSFLTFLFLAWDMFAEAQVYRQAVLYAERNPKSPLECALAEKLEERESELYQKKSEAQSKLTDLLDYYTLWVHQIKTPIAASRLLVAEVSDREVKQQLEQEIFKIDSYTNLVLQYLRLESFHDDLVFEQVQVEDLVKEMVRKYALFFIQKGLTVNLHDLDQTIVTDKKWLLVVIEQILSNSLKYTKEGGLEIYMENQELCIKDTGIGIKNSDVLRVFERGFSGYNGRLTQQSSGLGLYLSKKISEELGHQIRIESEVGKGTTVRIQFAQVNLVLE
- a CDS encoding TIGR00341 family protein; the protein is MTGNYSTREYREKLYDDLHVRLRDTVILMCAIFIASIGLNMNSTAVIIGAMLISPLMTPIVGLGFGLAIFDTRLIKQSLKVLFTQVLVSLLVSTLYFWISPLSYASSELIARTSPTIWDVLIAIAGGIAGVIGSRKKEANNIVPGVAIATALMPPICTAGYGLANGNVRFLFGALYLFLINCVFIMLTNIVGTRILMRKSPLSSFKELNIKMRIGLISLIVLLILPASYSAVTLTIDQARKEGIKQFVGKEFANYTVINQVYKSRDNELVLTVVGDPISEEELETIHQKQASYGIQSVQLKVNQVHNSTKLDSETTKEFYETINKYIDQKLSEKDSQKDLVKENEADKD